Below is a genomic region from Cloeon dipterum chromosome 2, ieCloDipt1.1, whole genome shotgun sequence.
CGCTCGAGTCGGTTCCGCTCGAACCAACCCGAACAGGCCCTTTGGCCAATTCCTCAACCGGTTTGAACGGACGGACGTGGTTGCTGACCTGTTGCATGAGCGGGTGCTGCAGGATTTCCTTGAAGGTCGGCCGGAAAAAGCAGTTGGTCGCCATCATCGGGCCAATGAAGTCGAAGAGCGGCTGGCAGTTGTCCCGAGTCGTTGCAATTTGAATGCTGTACAggacaaaatattgattaaaatttagaaatagtGCGGTTTTCTGTACACTTCAGATTTTTTCCATTAGAATAAGATCAATTTTAGAGGTcagatgagtttttttttctaaaacagttttcgcaattttaaattctaatgaaagaaaattgaattaaagcaaaatgtcttttcagcaattttttcttaattgaatTCAATGGGTTTCAaggccaaaatttaaatggatgaggaaataaaattaatttttaagagaataATATTGTCATGGTTAAAATATCAAGTGTCCTTCTGTCCGCAGTGTTTGATAtatattactaaaaataaatcaacaaacCTTCGCCCGCAAATATTCTTCCTCAGCTCCTCTCCAAGGCCGCAGAATGGAGGACGCAGTTGGTGCAGCGCGTAGGCGACGCATCCGACAGACCAAACGTCCCCTTTGAACGTAACAGGTTGGCACAAAACAACTTCCTGCAATTTATATAACATGATATGAGAATTAATAACAAATGCAATGACGTTTGCTGCCTACCGGTGGAGAGTAAGCTGAAACATCGGCAGGTACAAGGGCAGGTGTGAGGAAATAATGAGCGTGACGAAAGTCGCCTAGTTTAACGGTGAATTCTGAGGTAAGGTACACGCTGGACGGCTTCACGTTGTGGTGCAGAATCTCTCTCTCCTCCAGGTACAGTAGCGCCAAACACAATTCTTTTATAGCTTTACAGATAAATTCGTCTTCAATGTTAGTCTTTCTCCTGAaatgtaatgaaaaatatcataaatatttttcttaaacaaaAACTGGATTAGTCAAGCATACATTCCAGCTCTCTTAATAAGCAGTTCCAAATCTCTTTCTTTGCAGTACTCCATCAGGAGACAAACGATGCCTGATTTGTCGACAAAATGTCCCAAGAGCTTCACAAGGTGGCTATTATCTTCAATTAAGCCTTGAATAGCGATTTCTTGGCTGACAGCCTGTTAAATTACAGTAATTAAACTCTTGactaacttttaaattgtaatcaCACGCACCTTTTTGTTGATTTGACAGGTGGTTTCGATACGTTTCAAAACAAtcttctttttttcatttttcctgcgAGCCTTGTATGTTCTCCCGAACTTACCCTCTCCCAGAAGGGATCCAATGACAAATTCGGAAATGTCCATGGTGTTGTCATGGCATTTTCCACCGAAATTAGGAAAATCCCAAAatcacaacaacaacaaagccTAACAGCCAACAGAAGTAGAGATTTgcggttttttcttttaaaaggaataaaaaacaatgttgCCAACATAGTACGAGAAAAAtaagcaatgaaaaaatatggtttttcCTGgccttataaaaataaatacttaatttCAAGTAGATTTATCATTAGGCTTTTTAATTCTTGGACagaaattggatttaaataaaaaatgtcaacttAATCGAACTTcaccataattatttttatcatgttGGTGTGTTTCTATTTGGGCTACACCTGGGCTACACGTTGCGAATGTCCCCACTCATAGAATGAGGTCTCTGCAATCGCAGATTGTTAGGAAGGCTGGAACAGCCGCCATCTTAAACTCATCATTGCCAATGGAATTAACAGTGCTGTCAGTGTTTCCACTACAACGGAAAATAAACATGGCGTTTCTTCAGCGCTTTCGGCACGTCCCTGATGAGATCACTTCGTTTCTTCAGTGTGAGCGAGTCGGGACAGGGTTTCACTCGACCACTCAAACAACAGTCAACtctattatttatgttttgccTTCGGGAGTGAGACGTGTGAGTCCGTCAAGGCGAGATTCCCATCGGCCCAGAATCGAGCCGTGGCGGATTTGCTGGCTTATGCACCAAAATCGTGTTCACTCCGCGAATAATCAGTCGAGATTCccgaaattcaatcaatcgcGCTCTCTTTGCTAACGGGGAACTTGGTTGCACTACTTGTGTGCATCATCTGACACCCCAGCATTGTGTATCATACGTGAGTTACGTAAACACCAGCAAGAAAGTGGCAAGGGCTGTTCTTGGAAGTCGGACAGCTTTGCCAGTGTATCGAAGACCCACCCGAAAGACGAATTTTTCTCAGGTGAGTGGTTTGTAGAAAGTTATAAGTGTTTGGGAACTGCACGACCTGGTGATTACGGTGACTGtttcattttgttattttatttattcacctgcattattattttttatggcatctttgtaattaaattacgccCTGGtttatatgaatattttattttattttcttgcaagtTAGAAGTGTCCCAATTCGTTACACCACTTCATGCCCGCAATGCACAATGGTATGCTGGGCCTGTTATATAATCACTTGCATTTCGTACGGCGTGATCGGACAAAATTTACTTGATTTGATTGCGGTTCTGTCCcgtaattaatattcattcgTTCGCGGGAAACTATTGGTTTTGAGGCAATTAACCCGGAAATCACAGGTGACGTGATCATGAGCAAATAACCTGTTTTCCTCTTAATCTTAACTCGGCAAGGTCTTGGTGCAGCATCGAGAGAATTCCAGAATTTCTTTTATTAGTCGCGTATCGTTTACTTTCAATTCGTGtaataaaggatttttttcggaaataattttttttagtaaaaatccGGCGTTGAACTTctggaaatgttaaaaattaattctttttgtttatttttcacggtAGTTCTTGTTGaaggatttttaaaaccaataaattaagaaattaattaaagagaaatcaaCGCCGTCACTCAATTtctacaattattaaaattttaaacgatgacccaatttattgaaaatagtaaataacattaattttcctcgGGAAAAGTATTGTGTAGGTTACATAACGCGCGAGTTAAAAAAACGTGAGATAAGCCTGCGCGCGAGCTGGCGATTGAGTCTAGGAGGCGCGAGCAGGTGATCTGAGTTCACGGTGCGGTGCGCGGTGCGAGCCGAGGCGCAGATAAAAGACGGACGGCGGCCCCGTCTCGTGACCAGCGCCTCACGTGTACCCGTCCAAcagccgccagccagccagccagccagctatTAGCCCGGCGTTACGTAACACGCGCCGTTTGCTCACGTAACGCACAAATCCGACTTGCATAACTCGGCCAAATTGATCCGGTTATACctccagaaataattttctgggcTTTTTCGACACTCATGAAGGGGTTTTCAGGGTTACAACCTGACCGGAGGTGAACAAACTGAAAGTAAGTCGTGGAGAAAGTTGTAAATCCAGGAATTGAGGCGGTGGAGATAATATCCAAACTGGTTCTTCTAATCCGTTTATTTGCCGATGACCCTGATTACTGACCCTGACAATGTAAACCACCCTGGTTGGGACTCTAAGTACACCTGAAACTTTTATTACAAGGTAAAACCGTTTAATTCAATGTCATTATTTTATGTCTAGTTATTTAATAGGTGGCACCACTGTCGTTCACGTACAAAAAataccttaaaaaattaattcggaGTAAAGGCTTTTGTGAAGATAATTGCTGAGCAAATTTACACGTAAAATGACTCCAAAATTTGATGAGAACTGTTTTCTTGGTTAAAATTAGGAGAATGTCCCTATAGCAAACCACACACCATTGGATCGATTCAACGAGTGAAATCGAAATCGAGCGCAAAAACCGCAAACACATGCGCAAgcattgtaaattattaaaggaaACCTATTtaaagattgaattttttactgttgcttGATcccattttgattattatcgCACGAAAACAGTTTAATCATTTACAATCTAAAACTAATTGCTGTCCTGTGACTATCCCTAGAAATGTTtgataatatttgattttacagATGGGCTTTTTCACTTCAAAAttgctataaaattaaaataagatgaTTCGAATCCTCCGAATTAAGACTTTGACACGCAGAAATTTTTCGTCGTAAAAGCACAAAGCGTAAGATAAAACGCCAATCTTGACGATCGCAGGTGGATGGATGCTCCAGAAAATGCGACTTGCGCAACATATTCCTCGGAACGAGGCTAATCAAAATCAACCATTGagtattatttgcattttaatcatGACAATAGAGTCCGTGGAAATAGATTTCTAGAGCTAATCTCGTTTCACTTGCATATACTGTGGTCCGAGACACTCACGTGCGAAAGGCCAGCTGCACGCGATTGCCGCAGCACCTGTCGGTTCAAACACGTGGGTGGACGGGACGGCACGTAGTCGGAAATTTGCACGGCTTAGCTAATCAGCAGTGTTAAAACCGCCCAAGATTTTAAACCAGCTATAATTAGATTGATTGTTTTACCACTTTgggttaaaatgttttcaacaGCACCAATGACAATAATATGTCTCTTGACAACGCCAGGGCATGACGTCACTGTTATTTCAGCTGGAAgtttattgaatatttaaaatactagTTCCTTCAAGGTTGGATTTTCACACCaccgagtttttttttcactggCAGCTGTGTTGCCAGCCAATTTTTGGGCGAGGTcaatttttcagctgaaaacAACAACTACTcctgctgtttatttttttaattaatcgttgttatttttgcaaaatgaacCTCCTTCCCCCCATTTCGCCCAAAATCccatttccaaaaattaaaaaattaataaattgtttgtgacaaaattttacatttatgcAGAAAGCTCATTCCATACATTTGAatgtgtaataataattaattttccttttttcttacCAAATTGTTGCGTAAcaccaaaaacaaaacactAACGCGTCTAAAGTAAACAAATCGACTGCGAGTTACCATCTGCTGGTGGTTGTTGGgattataaatcaatatactataaataaaaatttagatcgggctaattataaataattcaagtgGTCCATTATTGGCGGTAGTAATCTGCATCGGATCTCGTGATGCCATGGAATGCGCATCAACAAACAAGTCGTCGCGTGATTCCGAAGTGTGGAGCCAGAATTCCACGTGAACGTAAGGCATCCGATTTTAGCGCTTATTATTATTCCCTATTCACGAATGCAGAGCGAGATTACATAATAGAGGAGCAGCATCAGCAGTGCGCGCACACCCTCTTATGTAACCGTTCGGGCCGTCCGAGAGTGCAGCGGCAGTCTTCTCCCGTCACTCCGTGCCTTCGGTCGCTCATCTTTTTTTCCGCTCCTGCCGGGGAAAGTATAGTAGTTGTTCTATTATTTGCAAGAGGAGTTGGTGCATCACTGCCTGCCGACTTACAAGTTAGCCGACCGACTGCCTGGTCCGCGTTTATCGCCGACCGCCATGAATGTAAGCCTTTTGGGACGCCGCGTTCGCAACTGTTCACATGAGCAATTGCGATTGTTTTGCGTTGCTATTGCTAGAGGGGAGGCAGCAATCGGGATACGCGCAATTCTTCGCTTGCGAAACCACGAAGTAGctaatttgctcaaaaatgTTCAACTGTACTtacgcaattttttaaaaaaatttatttactttttaatttttttctgtacaattaatttaattatttctgctgcTTAAGTGGAATTGTGTTTAATGTATGAGACCTTATTGCTTCTCTAGATTGTTCTGCAGTTGTTACAAGTTATATAACACCCTCATTCCACAGTTCGATGCACATAATGCCGCGCATGGTTTCCGTTTTCGACTCAATTCTGATCATGAAAATATTCACTCTTTAACCATTCGTTTCAACTCACACAgcttctatttattttcaattgggttaaataaaaaaattacataacaATTTTGTTACTTTCTAAATTTCTAAGAATTCCTGGAGACTCATATTTTTCCTATCAATTCGCTATATACTAGTCTGAAGAGTCAACAAAATGATATGGGGATTAGTACCAGCTGACTAACGAGTTTCCCCAGCATAATTCGTCCTCTACGaccagagagaaagagtgaCGCGTCAGCTCCTATACGCTGACGCTGCTGCGAGCCCCCGTTACGtgattaacaaaataataacacaGAGCGAAAAGCAcgattttttccggaaaacaCAAGCGTACGTGACTGCGCTAAAATACGAGACCGCGTGGCGAAGGGAAACGCTATACTCAAAACCGGAAAAATCGGTGCAGAATCAGCTCCCAATATTTATTGTTCCACATATTCAGTAAGGTTTCAATATTTGTGCCGGCATCACATCGTGCAGGGTTGCAGTTTTTCACAATTGGTATTTCTATTCGCTTGTTTTACATTAATGTCGGCcatattttgcatgaaaaactgcatttggttgcataaaaaatgtagaatAATTCACTAAAGGTTTGCATACATGATAACATGTTGTTATATATCAGTGATGTGGTGTCGTCTCATTAATTTCTCGTTGGGTCGTTCGTTATGCgactctttttttctctcgctgcGATTATGGTTATGCACGAGTTGGTGAAGTAACGCCATTTTTGTGCGAGCTTATAGCCGCGAAGAGAGCTATTTCCAGCAGACGATCTCCATTGTGCGATACCAAACTCGAATAATACTCGGGGCTTCATCTGTTCCACCGCGGCTCGTTCTGTTGTCCTGCTAAAAATTACGTAAACACTTTTACAAGACTCGCTCGCCCCCAATGGGGATTATTACCTAATTGGCACCGCGCGGCGTCGAGAAGCCGACAGTAGTTATTGTTTATGAAATGCCCACGCGCTTGCATAAATGACCTGCCTCCCGATTGGCCGTCCGAATTTGTGCTCGAATTGGGGGAGTTCCGGGTCACACACAAGTGTTATTGCCATGCACCCCGTCGGCGGCCGTAGAAGGGGCAGTGACTCGCGTAACGTATAGAGAACGGGTTTCTATTACATTACAACACGTTAATTGCGACGTAGCGAAAGAATAGCGCTCATAATAGCGATGTGTAACGTGCAGTTTTACACTGCTAACAGCAGTTTTCTCTCTAGAGGACAGTTTGCTAGGGATTGAATAGTTTTGCATAATGAATAATATGGATTATTTGCTTAGCAAATGGGATGGTGTATGTAGGCTATCAAATAATCTAATGGGTTAATTGTGAACTTATATAAATCTGagtatttttatgcttttgaacaactattttttgtagattaattgttaaaaaactgGTAAACGTGACCCACACAATTAATGATAGAGTGGGTTCCTTTCTCTTGctgatttattattgttatcaCGTTCAGAGAAAATAGTTGTTCAAAGACTTATCTAATCTTGAGTCGAAATTAGGTTGTTGTGAAAATGGCAGTTTGTTTGGGTAAAAAACTGCCATTAATTCCTTTActgttttcaaattgaaaaataaaattaaacctgttcatatttaaaaaaatgctttttagaGGTAAGGAGATTTTTTGCCCAAGGTTTTAgttctgtttaaaatttctagagTTACCAGCCATGTATTTTTGAGGCGGCGGCTGACTAAGCCGGCTTTACAGAATTTTTTAGCCCGTTGGTGTCAGCTTGCTTGCACTTATATAACAGTCCAAAaggcactttttaatttttacgaattgttgaccggtggctggcgcagctttgCCGAATTCACGGCGGCTTCCGGCTTACCACGAGACCTAAAACTAACTGGTTATTGTGCGCCTCTAAAAATGTCTAGATTTTTGCTCTGCCATCTTCCAATTATgagattttccaattttgctggtttattaattttaatttccagatattttcccgttttttttcctttccgtCTATGTGATATCCATGATTTAACTTACTAATTTTAATaggttttttccaaaaaatcaattcatcgCCAAAACGCCCTCAGAAATAATGGATTTGCATTCAtctaaatcttaattttcttctctagctgttaatattttcatccTTGAATAGctataaacttttaaattcaaagtttttctgatcttccattaatttttcccctcAGAATTGTTTGAGATACTTAAAGTCTCAAATTCCAGTTAAGAAATGTTGCAGAAAAATCAGGGTTTCAATTTCTAATCACACggtttttttatctctggtTTTAggtttttaccaatttcttatGCAAGAAATGATCAATTATTCCTTTTCTATCAATATTAGTGTGCAAATGCTTTAATCCTGCAATCAGACTTATTTTAAACATGATAATAAAAGTTACGCGTTCAAATAAtctgaatgaaattttcaaataaaaaatagcatcaaattcatatttcctCAGAATGGTAAACAACTTTTGACCAAATATTTATGCCTACACacgaaattgatttaaaaaaatcctgtttaTTTGCAACCCTTGATAAATTTCTGCCAAAAGAATGAgtaaattgctcaaatattcGTCACCATCGCCATTTTTATATCTGATTgaaagattttgttttgccgAAAATAGGACTATTTTGGTCCAATAAACATTAGTAATCAACATCTTAGTCATAAAAAGCAACCAAACTTGTCAATCCTATTTAtgccatatttatttattgctgtggaatcataataacaaaattaatcagagaaattttggtttgttgCAGGCGAAACGGCGCTAATGGCTTCTTTCGTGTACCACCtctcaagcagcagcagcagtagcagcagcattTCTTTCGGCCGGCGGTCGCGTAAAAACGACTTCCATGAACGTGCTGAAGGTGCTGCTGGTGCAGTTGCTTAGACTGCTGGTGTGGTTGTGGTGTCGCAAGAGGACAAAGCAGCAAAGCGGCACGATGAACCTGGTCGGCGTGGCGCACGACGCCTTCAACAGCCGCGACTTCGGGCTGGCCACCGAGCTGTACAAAAAGTGCGTGAGCGAGCTGGACGGCGTGGCGGACGCGGCGGCCACCAGGCTAGACCTTCAGTTCGGCTACGCCGACTCGATGGCCAACAGCGGCCGCCTGCGCGACGCCGTCGCCGTCTACGCTCGCATCTACAAGAGGGGCTGCTTGCCCGACCGCCTGCGCCACCTGGCCACGGCGCTCATCAGCGCCCTGCACGCCGATGGCCCGCCGCCCGCGCCCTTCGACCCGTTCGCCTGCGTCGCGTGCGGCAGCGTGCCCAGACAACCCGTCAGCTGGAACTGCGGACACTGTGTCTGCCTCAAGTGCGACCAGAAACACTCCAGGGACGCTCACTGTCCCAGGTGAATGAAGAATCTTAATAGTGCCTCAAAATTTGTGAAACTATgttcaaaactaatttattttatatctgtATCTTTACAACATTTAGTATATCATTTCTCAActcagaaaaaatcaaaatcaaaagttgGAACAGGAATAcagactaaaaaatatttttaattattcaaaatgattACCTTTGTGAAGTcccatattgatttttaatcactgGAGCTTCGTCGAATCTAAATACTTCTAATTAAGACATCCACGAGTTTGagtcagttttatttaaatataattggtGCCTcttgtttataattaaatttaaaagagacgctctttagagcaaaaatgaagaaatttccaagaataaattaatgaagcaaaaaatgccaataaaatctttattttgacTATAAAGGGCCATTCCTCTCATAAAAACCCGAACGTGGGTCTGATCTGGCTAAGATAATTGTTGCCAAGCCACTCGTTTGACCAGGTATTTCAaccttgaaaaaataagaCCCACGAatgtttattaatatatattatgtatatacaaaattaattgaggtacaacaaaaaaaataccgGTTGAAGTGGAGTGGATTTTCTCAAGGACACTTTGGAAATGAGAAAGGTTTCTAttattttcaccaaaaacGTGTTGAAATTGTCGGAttgtagtaaaaatttaatttaactcctGAATAATTTAGAACTAGAGAGTTTGAtgtaaaaggatttttttatttcgtggaCCTCTTGTGTACTAGGCTCCTATATGGGATttttttgagttaaaatttatttttcttaacatTTCCCCACTCacttcttcaattaattaaattttttttgtattgtaACAAATTTCATGTATCCTCAGATGTGGAAAGTCCAAGGGTCGGTCAAGAAGGGAGGTGAACGTTCTCATCAACACCCTGGTCCAGAAGTTCTGGCCGAAGCACCTGGAAGCAGCAGCCCTGCGGGACGAGGGTAACTCTCTGTTCAAGGGGGGCTGCCTGAAGGAAGCCTTAGAGAAGTACAATGCATCCGACAAATTAGGTAATACTCGACTCCAGGAAACGGGTTCGACGTAAAACTAACTGGGACGCACTCTTGCAGTCAAGGATTACCCACTTACCCTGGCAAACCGCTCGCACGTTTTGCTGAGCTTGAACAGGGCGCAGGTCGCCCTGGCCGACGCAGAGActgtgattaaaatttggccCCACTGGCCCAAGGTAAgttcaaaatttcccttttttttccTGTGATTTGTCatgattaagaaaaa
It encodes:
- the LOC135935574 gene encoding serine/threonine-protein kinase Nek6-like, with protein sequence MDISEFVIGSLLGEGKFGRTYKARRKNEKKKIVLKRIETTCQINKKAVSQEIAIQGLIEDNSHLVKLLGHFVDKSGIVCLLMEYCKERDLELLIKRAGMRKTNIEDEFICKAIKELCLALLYLEEREILHHNVKPSSVYLTSEFTVKLGDFRHAHYFLTPALVPADVSAYSPPEVVLCQPVTFKGDVWSVGCVAYALHQLRPPFCGLGEELRKNICGRSIQIATTRDNCQPLFDFIGPMMATNCFFRPTFKEILQHPLMQQVSNHVRPFKPVEELAKGPVRVGSSGTDSSEGLRTTVKLDPNTVRRPSNFPAPPRKVRFVKEKSADEFKWYEIEPKQNVAAGRSCLKAGSSKEFSENSERGSYTKEDLEKAVAEKLAIRKFTMKYLRKTGKENYIVQHTKL